GGTGCTTGCGGCCTCGCCCGCGGCGGTGCTGGCGGGACATGTCGGCCAGCTGATCATGGTCGTGCGCGCCGATGAGACGCTTGAATCCTCGCTGCGCGACGCGATCGGGCTGATGGGCGCATGCCCGCATATCCAGCTGCTCCTCAACGGGGTGAAATATTCGCCGGGCGGTCGCCGCTTCGGCACCTATTACGGACAAGGAGGCGCGTCGTGATGCGCACCAAAATCACCATGCGTCGTGTGGGGACGCTGGCTGCCTTGCTGCTTGCCGGGACGGCGACGAGCGCGCACGCACAATTTTCGGGCGATCCGGGATCGGACGGCGATGCGCCGTCGGCGGGTGGCCCTGCTGCATCTTCAAGCGAAGGCGGGCGCAGCGAGGCACGCGCCGAGCGTCGGCGTGCGAAGAAGCAGGTGAATGTCAGCCCCTATCTTGAGGTCGGACAGGTTCTGTCCGCCGATCTCAAGGGCGACGGCGATGTGCTCACCTATACGACGCTCGCCGCCGGGGTCGATGCGTCGATCGTGACGCGCCGCGCCGAACTCGCGGGCAGCGTTCGCTATGAATATCGCATCGGCGAATCGGGCGGGCTCGGCAATTCGAGCTCGCTGAGCGGTCTTGCGCGCGGCCGGATCGAAGCGGCGCGCGGGCTGAATCTCGAAGCCGGGGCACTCGCGACGCGGACCCGTGCGGATGGTTATGGCGGCGACACCGGCGTGTTCCTTCGCGACGGCACCAACGTCTCCAATCTCTACTCGGTTTATGCCGGCCCGACCTTTGCGCGCCGCATCGGCGGGCTCGACGTCGGGGCGGGCTATCGCTTCGGCTACACCAAGATCGACGTCGACGACCCGACGCCTCCCGGCGTGACGGCGCAGGACATTTTCGACAGTTCGACGAACCATGTCGCCTGGGCCAGCGTCGGCGCCAGGCCCGGCGACCTGCCGTTCGGCTGGCAGGTGTCGGGCGGCTACCAACGCGAGGACGCCAGTCAGCTCGATCAACGGTATGAAGGCAAATTTGCCCGCGCCGACGTGACGGTGCCGATCGGACCGACGCTGGCGCTGCTCGGCGGTCTCGGCTACGAAGACATCGAGATCGGCCAGCGCGATCCGGTGGTCGATGCGAACGGCGTGCCCGTCCGCGATGCGAACGGTCGTTTCATCACCGACAAATCCAAGCCGCGTGAGCTGTCCTTCGATACCGACGGGCTGATCTGGGACGCCGGCGTGATGTGGCAGCCGAACCGCCGCACGGCGCTGACCGCGAAGGTCGGCCGCCGCTATGGCGACACCATCTATACGGGCAGCTTCACCTATCGCGCCAATCATGCGACCCTGTCGGTCGGCGTCTATGACGGGCTGTCGAGCTTTGGGCGCGGCCTGTCCGGCGGGCTCGCCGCACTGCCGACCCAGTTCGATCCGATCCGCAATCCCGTCGACGGCAGCATCAACCCGTGCGTGTTCGGCGATCAGGGCGGCGGCTGCCTCGCCAATCAGCTCGGCAACACGACCACCGCGCAGTTCCGCAACCGCGGCGTGCAGGCGGTGTTCTCGTCGCGTCTCGGCGGCTGGAGCTATGGCATCGGCGCCGGTTACGATCGCCGGAAACTGCTGCTGCCTAGCCTGTCGGCGATTGCCGATCTCAACGGCGTGATCGACGAGAATTATTATCTGTTCCTGTCCGCCGGGCGCCAGCTCGACCGCGATTCCGACCTCACCCTCGCCGCTTATTATAATTATTTCGACAATGGCGCGCCGGGCGCCGCCAATGTCCAGTCGGCGGGCATTTCGGCCGCCTATTCGCGGCGGCTCTGGCGCGGCCTGACCGGCCACGCCGCGGCCAGCCTGACGGCGTTCGACCAGGAAGGGTTCAACAGCGAACTTATCGGATCGGCGCTTGTCGGCATGCGATACAGCTTCTGATCCGGAACGAAGGATTTAGCGATGTACGATCAATTTTATGGCTTCACCGGACGCCCGTTCCAGCTGACGCCTGACCCGCATTTCTATTTCGAGAGCGGCACGCACCGCAAGGCGATGTCCTACCTCGGTTACGGCCTCGCGCAGGGCGAAGGCTTCATCGTCATCACCGGCGATGTCGGCGCGGGCAAGACGACGCTGGTCGGCCATCTGATGAACACGATCGACCCCAATCGCCTGACCGCGGTCAAGCTGGTGTCGACGCAGGTCGAGGGCGACGATCTGCTCCGCCTCGTCGCTGAACAATTCGGCCTGGAATGGGAAACCGAGAGCAAGGCCGAACTGCTGCGCTCGATGGAGCAGTATCTACGCGAACAGGCGCGCGCCGGGCGCCGCACGTTGCTGATCGTCGACGAAGGGCAGAACCTTGCCATTTCGGCGCTCGAAGAGCTGCGCATGCTGTCGAACTTCCAGCTCGGCGGCCATTCGCTGCTGCAGATTTTCCTGCTCGGCCAGCCCGAATTCCGCCAGACGCTGTTCCACTCGCCGACGCTCGAACAGCTGCGCCAGCGGGTGATCGCGACGCACCATCTCGATCCGATGGAGCCCGAAGAGGTGGAGCCCTATATCCTGCACCGCCTCGGCAAGGTCGGCTGGACCGGCAACCCCAGCTTCAGCCCCGACGCGTTCGAGGAGATTTTCGATTATAGCGCGGGCGTGCCGCGCAAGCTCAACGTGCTGGTCAGCCGTCTGCTCCTCTACGGCGCCGTCGAGCAGATGACCCGCATCACCGGGCAGCAGGTCCGCGCCGTCGTCGCCGAGATCGAGGCCGATCGCGGCATCGACGAAGCCGCGCTCGCGCCGCTGCCGGTCGAGGACGTCGTGGCGCAGGCCGAGATTGCCGCAGCGCCGATTGCGGCTGCTGTTGCTGAGCCGGCCCCGGTTGCGGAGGCAAGCGCCGAAATCGCACGGCCGCTCGAATGGCCGCGCGCTTCGGCGGTCTATGACGACGCGCCGGCTGTTCCCGAACGCCCGCCGTTCGCCGGACCCGCCGACACCTCGCCGCCCGCCTATGCCAGCCCGAGCTTCGCCGAAGCGCGGTCGCTCGTCGCCGAACAGCTGGGCGTCGCCCCTGCGGCGGAAGTGGTGGAAACCGGCGCCGACGATACGGCCGACATTTTCGAACTTGCGGCCGAAACGGCAATCGAAACCCCGGCCGAAACGCCTGTCGCAGTGCCGCCGGCGATCGACGCGGCGCATCTGGAAGCGCTGCAACGGCAGATCGCGAGCCTCGAGGAACGGCTGGTCGAGCAGGACGCCGCGCTGCGCCGCGTGCTTGATTTGTTGATCGAATGGGTCGAACGCGATCCGGAGAATGCGCCCAATCCGGCCCGGTCGCAGGTCTGGGCCGCCTGACGTCCATCGCTTGGCCGGAAACGAGCCGGGGCCGATGAAGGTGAGAGACAATGCAGAACGGCCTCTCGGTCGATGTCGAGGACTGGTTCCAGGTCGGCGCCTTTGAGCGCACGATCGGCCGCGACGACTGGGACGGGTTCGAGTGCCGCGTCGAGGCGAATTGCGACGCGGTGCTGGCCTTGTTCGCCGAGGCCGGGGTGCAAGGCACCTTCTTTACCCTGGGCTGGGTCGCCGAACGCTATCCGGCGCTGATCGGGCGGATCGTCGCCGCGGGGCACGAACTCGCGAGCCATGGCTATGACCACAAGCGGGTCTTCGCGATGACCGCCGGTGAATTTGCCGCCGACCTGAAGAAAACGCAGGCGATCCTCGAGGATATCGGCGGTGTGCCGGTCCGCGGCTATCGCGCGCCGAGTTTCTCGGTCGATCAGCGCACGCCTTGGGCGCACCCGATCCTTGCCGAACAGGGATATGCCTATTCGTCGAGCGTCGCGCCGGTGGTGCACGATCATTATGGCTGGCCCGCGAGCCCACGCCATGCGTGGCGTCCGTTGGCAGACAGCGATCTCGTCGAGTGGCCGGTGACGACCGCGCGCGTTGCGGGGCGCACGCTCGCGGCGGGCGGGGGAGGCTTCATGCGCCTCTTGCCCTATGGCTTCACGCGCTGGGCGATTGCGCGGATGAATGCCGAGGGGCATCCCGCGATCCTTTATTTTCACCCGTGGGAAATCGACCCCGGCCAGCCGCGCGTCGCCGATGCGCCGCTCAAATCGAAAATACGCCATTACAGCGGCTTGTCGGCCATGGCTGGCAAACTGAAGAAACTGCTCGCCGATTTCGAATGGACGCGAGCCGACGCGCTGTTGCCTATGCAGCAGCAGCGGGCGCAATCGTGGCGCGCGGCGGCGTGAATGCGCCAAGCCTCCCGATGAAGCAGGGCTTTTCCGGCGCGCCGCTGTCCGAAGCGGCCGAATGGGACGCCTATGTCGAGGAGCACCCCGACGCAACGCCGTTTCACAGCCGTGCCTGGTGCGAGGCGATCACCCGGGCGACCGGGCATCGCTGTCACCTCGTCACCGCACGCGATACGGCCGGAACGCTGACCGGCATACTGCCGCTTCATCACGTCCGTTCGCCGCTGTTCGGACAGGCGCTGGTCGGCAGCGGCTTTGCGGTCGATGGCGGCATCCTCGCCAACGATCCGACGGTGGCCGCCATTCTGGCGCAGGGCGCCGCCGAAATGGCCGCGTCGCTGGCCGTTCCTTCGGTCGAACTGCGCGGCGGGGCGCTGCCCGAAGGGACCGGCTGGTATCACGAGGAAGGCATCTATGCCGGCTTTGCGCGCGATCTTTCGGCCGATGACGAAGCCGAACTGCTCGCCATTCCGCGCAAGCAGCGGGCCGAGGTGCGCAAGGCGCTGGGCAGCGACCTGACCGTCACCACCGGTGACGACACGACCGAGCGGCGCGACCATTACCGCATCTACGCGACGAGCGTCCGCAACCTTGGAACGCCGGTGTTTCCGAAAGCGCTGTTCGACGCGGTGCTCGATGCGTTCGGCGACGACGCCGACATCCTGACCGTTCGCAGCGACGGACGGGCGGTGGCGAGCGTGCTTAGCCTCACCTGGCGCGGCACGGTGATGCCCTTTTGGGGCGGGGGCCTTGCCGAGGCGCGTGGGCTGCGCGCCAATGAACTCATGTATTTCGCGCTGATGCGCCATGCGCGCGAACGCGGGTGCACGCGCTTCGATTTCGGCCGGTCGAAGGTCGGCACCGGTCCGTACAGCTACAAGAAGAACTGGGGCTTCGAGCCGCAGCCGCTGGTCTATGCGCGCTGGCTCGCGGCCGGCGAAAAGCCGCGCGACACCAATCCGAACAGCGCAAAATACCGGCTGCAGGTCGACCTGTGGAAGAAGCTGCCGCTGTGGGCGGCAAACCGGATCGGCCCGCTGATCGCCCGCGGACTTGGTTAGGTTTCTGGGGTGATGGCCGAAATCCTGTTCCTCGTGCACCGCGCGCCGTGGCCGCCCGACCGCGGCGACCGCATCCGTAGCTGGCATATGTTCGAAGCGCTGGCCAAGCTTGCGCCGGTGCATGTCGCGGCGCTCGCGGACAATGCTGCGGATGCGGCCTTGGCTCGCGACAAAATGGCCTCGCTTTGCAAGAGCTTGGCGATCGAAGTGCGTGACGTTTCGCGGCCGGTCGCGCTCGCGCAGGCGTTGCTGCATGGCGAGCCGGTATCGAACCGGCTGTTCCGCAACCTCGCGCTCGCGCACCAAATCGACGACCTGCTGGCGGAAGGCCGGATCAGCCACATCGTCGCCTTCTCGGGCCAGATGGCGGAGTATCTGCCGGCCGGCTTCACCGGGCGGGTGATCATGGATTTCGTCGACGTCGATTCGGCGAAGTTCGCGACCTATGCCGAACAGGATGGCCGCCAGCCGCTGAACTGGCTTCACCGGCGCGAGGCGAAGAAGCTGGCGGCATTCGAGTCCGATATCGCGCGCGGGGTCGATGCAAGCCTGTTCGTGAGCGAAGCCGAGGCGGCGCTGTTTCGCTCGCGCAGCGGACTAGGCAGCGACAAGGTCCGCGCGGTTGAAAATGGCATCGACACGGCGAAGTTCGACCCCGCATTAGCGTTCGACCCGGTCGCGGCGGGCGAGGGGCCGCTCGCGGTGTTCACCGGCCAGATGGACTACCGCCCCAATATCGACGCCGTGCGCTGGTTCACCGAAGACATCTTGCCGCTGGTTCGTCGGCGGCATCCTGCGGCGCGCTTCGCGATTGTCGGCCGCGCGCCGACCGATGAGGTGAGGGCGCTTGAAAAACATGCCGGGGTGAGGGTGACCGGCGAGGTTCCCGACGTGCGGCCGTGGCTGGCCGCCGCGGACGCGGTCGTCGCACCGCTGCTGCTGGCGCGCGGGGTACAGAACAAGCTGCTCGAAGCGATGGCGATGGCGCGGCCGGTGGCCGCAAGCGCGGCGGCGGCAACCGGAATCGACGCCGTCGCGGGCGAGCATTTGCTGGTCGCCGATGACGCGCAGGCGATGGCCGCGGCGGTTTGCACGCTGTTCGACGACCGGAACGCCGCTGCGGCGATGGGAGCGGCGGCGCGCGCACGGATGATCGAGCGCTACGGCTGGGACGCGCGCCTTGCGCCGCTCGGGCAACTGCTTGGACTTGCCGCATGACCCCGTCCTTGCACGCTCTCGATCGCCCGCAAGGCTGGTCGCGCTGGCAGCAGCATATCGCGGCGCTGGTCGCCTTGTCGGCGGCAATTCTCATACTGTTCTATCGCGACGCTGCCGATATGGCGGGCATCTGGTGGCACAGCTCGACCTTTACCCACTGCCTGCTGATGGTGCCGATGATCGGCTGGCTGGTCGCGCAGCGGGTGCCGCAACTCAGGACGTTGACGCCCGCCTTCTGGTGGCCCGCGTTGATCTGGATCGCTGGGGCCGGATTGGTCTGGCTCGTCGGCGAGGCGGCGGGCGTCGGGCTGTTCCGGCAGGTCGGACTGGTGCTGATGCTGCAGGGCGTGGTCGCAGCGACGCTCGGCGAGAAGCTGGTGCGCGGGCTGCTCTTTCCGCTCGGCTATGCGCTGCTGCTGGTGCCGTTCGGGGAGGAACTGGTGCCGATGCTCCAGACGTTCACCGCGCACATCAGCGTCGTTCTGCTCCACCTGTCGGGGATCGCCGCTGAGATGCAGGGCGTGTTCGTGACGACGAAGGCCGGCTTCTTCGAGGTCGCGGAGGAATGTTCGGGGGTCAATTTCCTGATCGCGATGCTCGCTTATTCGGTGTTTGCGGCGCATCTCTGTTTCCGGAGCTGGACGCGGCGGATCGTCTTCGTCGCGCTGGCGCTCGCGACGACGATCATCGCCAACGCGCTGCGTGCCTATGGCACGATGGTCGCGGCCGAGATCTGGGGGATCGAGGCGGCGGGCGGCATCGACCATGTCTTCTATGGCTGGATATTCTTCGGGCTGGTCATCCTGCTCGTGATGTTCGTCGCTTGGCGCTGGTTCGATCGGCCCGCGAACGACGCGGCGATTGACACCCGCGGCCTCGATGGAGTGCCGCGTTTTGCCGGGCCCACCAAGGCGGTGCTGCCTGCTGCTCTTGCGTTGCCGCTCTTCTTTCTCGGCTGGGCGGTGCTGGTCGGCGGCCGGTCGGCGCCGTTGCCGGGCACAATGATGGTCGAAACGCCCGCGGGCTGGGCCGGGACGCTGGCGACGGGAACGCCATGGGCACCGCGTTACGATGGCGCCGACGAACGCCTGATGCGGCACTTCACCGATGCCAAGGGTCGCCGCGTGACTGTCGCGATCGGCGGTTACGAGCGGCAGGCCGAAGGGCGCGAAGTCGTCGCCTTCGGACAGGGCGCAGTCGATCTCGACAGCAAATGGGCGTGGAGTGCGCCCTTGCCGGCGGTCGATGGCGCAAAGACCGAGCGGCTGCTTCACCCCGGCCCGGTGCTGCGCGACGCGGCGACCTGGTATGTCGTCGGCGGCGAGGCGACGGGGAGCCCGCGCCGCGCCAAACTCGCCGGATTGCAGGCGCGCCTGTTCGGCGGCGACCCGCGCGCGCTGTCGCTGATCGTATCGAGCGAGGCGGGGCAGGGTGGGCGCGATGCCATCGCCGATTTCGTGTCGGCTTCGGGCGGCGCGCAGGCAATGGCTGACCGCGCGCTCGAAACCCGCTAAGCGACAACGATATGTGTGGGATCGCAGGCATCTATCATCTCGAAACCGCGAAGCCGGTCGATCCGGCGCGGCTGCGCGCGATGCTCCATCCGATGGCGCATCGCGGGCCCGACGGCGCGGGCGAATGGACCGCGCCCGGCGTCGGCCTCGCGCATCTGCGTCTGTCTATCATCGATATCGAGGGTAGCCCGCAGCCGATGGCCAGCGACGACGAGGCGGTCACGCTGACCTATAACGGCGAAATTTATAATTTCCGTGAGCTGCGCACCGAACTCGAGGATCGCGGTTACCGGTTCCGCACCAGCGGCGATACCGAGGTGATCATCGCGGCGTGGCGCCAGTGGGGCGTCGATTGCCTGTCTCGGTTCAACGGGATGTTCGCGTTCGCGATCCACGACCATACGCGGGGTTGCCTGTTCCTCGCTCGCGACCGGCTGGGGGTGAAGCCGCTCCACCACGCGCGCCTGTCGGACGGCTCGGTGGCGTTCGCATCCGAACTCAAGGGGCTGTTGCGGCATCCGCTGCTGCGGCAGGAGGCGAACCTCAGCGCGATCGAGGATTTCCTCGCGCTCGGTTATGTGCCCGACGATAATTGCATCGTCGCGGGCGTACAGAAATTACCCGCGGGCCATTATCTGCTGCTCGAACGCGGCAAGGTGGTTCCGGCACCGACGCGCTGGTGGGGCCCCGACTTCTCGAAGCGCATTCGCGCTTCCGAAGACGAAGCCGCCGAACATCTCGTCCATCTGATGCGCGCCGCGGTGACCGACCGCATGGTTGCCGATGTGCCGCTCGGTGCTTTCCTGTCGGGCGGCGTCGATAGCAGCGCCGTCGTCGCGCTGATGGCAGAGGCGAGCGCGAAGGCGGTCAAGACCTGCACCATCGGGTTCGATCAGGCGGCGCTCGACGAAACCGCCTATGCGCAGCAGATCGCCGAGCGGTTCGCCACCGATCATCGCACCCGCACCGTCGCGGCGGGCGACTTCGCGCTCGTCGACCATATCGCCGACATGTTCGACGAGCCCTTCGCCGACGCCAGCGCGTTGCCGACGTATCGCGTCTGCGAACTCGCACGCGAAGAGGTGACCGTTGCGCTGTCGGGCGACGGCGCCGACGAGGCCTTTGCCGGCTATCGCCGCCTCGTTTTCCAGCATCAGGAAGAGCGGCTGCGCGGGCTGATTCCCGGCTTTCTGCGGCGCGGCGTGCTGGGACCGCTGGCGCGCGTCTGGCCGCAGATGGACTGGGCGCCGCGGCCGCTGCGCGCACGCGCGACGCTCGCGAGCCTGTCGAAGAGCGGCGCCGAAGGCTATGCCGATGCGG
The Sphingopyxis macrogoltabida genome window above contains:
- a CDS encoding XrtA/PEP-CTERM system-associated ATPase gives rise to the protein MYDQFYGFTGRPFQLTPDPHFYFESGTHRKAMSYLGYGLAQGEGFIVITGDVGAGKTTLVGHLMNTIDPNRLTAVKLVSTQVEGDDLLRLVAEQFGLEWETESKAELLRSMEQYLREQARAGRRTLLIVDEGQNLAISALEELRMLSNFQLGGHSLLQIFLLGQPEFRQTLFHSPTLEQLRQRVIATHHLDPMEPEEVEPYILHRLGKVGWTGNPSFSPDAFEEIFDYSAGVPRKLNVLVSRLLLYGAVEQMTRITGQQVRAVVAEIEADRGIDEAALAPLPVEDVVAQAEIAAAPIAAAVAEPAPVAEASAEIARPLEWPRASAVYDDAPAVPERPPFAGPADTSPPAYASPSFAEARSLVAEQLGVAPAAEVVETGADDTADIFELAAETAIETPAETPVAVPPAIDAAHLEALQRQIASLEERLVEQDAALRRVLDLLIEWVERDPENAPNPARSQVWAA
- a CDS encoding XrtA system polysaccharide deacetylase; this encodes MQNGLSVDVEDWFQVGAFERTIGRDDWDGFECRVEANCDAVLALFAEAGVQGTFFTLGWVAERYPALIGRIVAAGHELASHGYDHKRVFAMTAGEFAADLKKTQAILEDIGGVPVRGYRAPSFSVDQRTPWAHPILAEQGYAYSSSVAPVVHDHYGWPASPRHAWRPLADSDLVEWPVTTARVAGRTLAAGGGGFMRLLPYGFTRWAIARMNAEGHPAILYFHPWEIDPGQPRVADAPLKSKIRHYSGLSAMAGKLKKLLADFEWTRADALLPMQQQRAQSWRAAA
- a CDS encoding FemAB family XrtA/PEP-CTERM system-associated protein; this translates as MKQGFSGAPLSEAAEWDAYVEEHPDATPFHSRAWCEAITRATGHRCHLVTARDTAGTLTGILPLHHVRSPLFGQALVGSGFAVDGGILANDPTVAAILAQGAAEMAASLAVPSVELRGGALPEGTGWYHEEGIYAGFARDLSADDEAELLAIPRKQRAEVRKALGSDLTVTTGDDTTERRDHYRIYATSVRNLGTPVFPKALFDAVLDAFGDDADILTVRSDGRAVASVLSLTWRGTVMPFWGGGLAEARGLRANELMYFALMRHARERGCTRFDFGRSKVGTGPYSYKKNWGFEPQPLVYARWLAAGEKPRDTNPNSAKYRLQVDLWKKLPLWAANRIGPLIARGLG
- a CDS encoding TIGR03087 family PEP-CTERM/XrtA system glycosyltransferase, which translates into the protein MAEILFLVHRAPWPPDRGDRIRSWHMFEALAKLAPVHVAALADNAADAALARDKMASLCKSLAIEVRDVSRPVALAQALLHGEPVSNRLFRNLALAHQIDDLLAEGRISHIVAFSGQMAEYLPAGFTGRVIMDFVDVDSAKFATYAEQDGRQPLNWLHRREAKKLAAFESDIARGVDASLFVSEAEAALFRSRSGLGSDKVRAVENGIDTAKFDPALAFDPVAAGEGPLAVFTGQMDYRPNIDAVRWFTEDILPLVRRRHPAARFAIVGRAPTDEVRALEKHAGVRVTGEVPDVRPWLAAADAVVAPLLLARGVQNKLLEAMAMARPVAASAAAATGIDAVAGEHLLVADDAQAMAAAVCTLFDDRNAAAAMGAAARARMIERYGWDARLAPLGQLLGLAA
- a CDS encoding EpsI domain-containing exosortase, producing MTPSLHALDRPQGWSRWQQHIAALVALSAAILILFYRDAADMAGIWWHSSTFTHCLLMVPMIGWLVAQRVPQLRTLTPAFWWPALIWIAGAGLVWLVGEAAGVGLFRQVGLVLMLQGVVAATLGEKLVRGLLFPLGYALLLVPFGEELVPMLQTFTAHISVVLLHLSGIAAEMQGVFVTTKAGFFEVAEECSGVNFLIAMLAYSVFAAHLCFRSWTRRIVFVALALATTIIANALRAYGTMVAAEIWGIEAAGGIDHVFYGWIFFGLVILLVMFVAWRWFDRPANDAAIDTRGLDGVPRFAGPTKAVLPAALALPLFFLGWAVLVGGRSAPLPGTMMVETPAGWAGTLATGTPWAPRYDGADERLMRHFTDAKGRRVTVAIGGYERQAEGREVVAFGQGAVDLDSKWAWSAPLPAVDGAKTERLLHPGPVLRDAATWYVVGGEATGSPRRAKLAGLQARLFGGDPRALSLIVSSEAGQGGRDAIADFVSASGGAQAMADRALETR
- a CDS encoding XrtA/PEP-CTERM system amidotransferase encodes the protein MCGIAGIYHLETAKPVDPARLRAMLHPMAHRGPDGAGEWTAPGVGLAHLRLSIIDIEGSPQPMASDDEAVTLTYNGEIYNFRELRTELEDRGYRFRTSGDTEVIIAAWRQWGVDCLSRFNGMFAFAIHDHTRGCLFLARDRLGVKPLHHARLSDGSVAFASELKGLLRHPLLRQEANLSAIEDFLALGYVPDDNCIVAGVQKLPAGHYLLLERGKVVPAPTRWWGPDFSKRIRASEDEAAEHLVHLMRAAVTDRMVADVPLGAFLSGGVDSSAVVALMAEASAKAVKTCTIGFDQAALDETAYAQQIAERFATDHRTRTVAAGDFALVDHIADMFDEPFADASALPTYRVCELAREEVTVALSGDGADEAFAGYRRLVFQHQEERLRGLIPGFLRRGVLGPLARVWPQMDWAPRPLRARATLASLSKSGAEGYADAVGVTGPDQRARLFNDAAKHALGDHVAEARYWRAMAEAPAREALDRAQYADMLIWLPGDILTKTDRMSMAVSLEAREPLLDYCLIEFAASLPASMRVKGGTGKAILKQAMEPYLPHDILYRPKMGFVTPVSHWFRGPLVDAAKGLATSSTLARSGWFDMAEIERIVAAHQSGRRDHGRLIWQFFMLEKSLAKLFGI